The window TTAGCCCACTGAGGTTTTGGGATGACGCACTAGGTATGCTGGCGCGCGAACTCTCCCCACAGCAATTTAAGACCTGGATACAACCACTAAATCTGGTTTCTTATGAAGAAAGTGAGCAATCACTCATCATAGGAGCCCCTAACAGATTTAAGCTTGATTGGATTAAGAAGACTTTCGCAGATCGCTTTCAAGAGATGGCGGACCAATATTTTGGTAGCCCAGTCACATTAAACTTCGTACTTAGTGTTGAGGGTGCGACCACCCCAACAGCACAAACCGTTGCCCCCCAAGAAAAGGTTGAATCCCAAGAGGCGTTGGTTAGTCTGGACACCACCTCCACAGAGGAGCAGGCTTTTGAGATTGAGGATCACTCTAAACTCAACCCGAACCTAACTTTTGAAACATTTGTAACTGGTAAAGCCAATCAGTTAGCCAGAGCTGCATCCATTCAGGTTGCCCATAATCCAGGCACCTCATACAACCCCATGTTTCTGTATGGGGGTGTTGGTCTTGGTAAGACACACCTAATACATGCAATCGGAAACCACCTTTTAAAAGAAAAACCTAACGCTCGGATCCGCTATATCCATGCTGAGCAGTATGTTTCGGACGTGGTTAGGGCATATCAACAAAAAGCATTTGATCGCTTTAAGCGTTACTACCACTCGCTTGACCTGCTTCTCATTGACGATATTCAGTTTTTTAGCGGGAAATCGAGAACCCAGGAAGAGTTTTTCTATGCCTTCGAGGCGCTTTTAAGTAACAAGGCTCAAGTCATTATTACTAGCGACACGTACCCCAAAGAGATGGCTGGTATTGATGATCGTTTGATTTCTCGGTTTGACTCTGGCCTTACTGTAGCCATTGAACCCCCAGAGCTCGAGATGAGGGTAGCCATCCTAATGAAAAAAGCGCTTAGCGAGGGAATCCCCATGAGTGAGGATGTTGCTTTCTTTGTGGCGAAACACCTCCGGTCCAATGTGAGAGAGTTGGAGGGGGCGCTCAGGAAGATTTTGGCGTTTGTGCGCTTCCACGGCAAAGAGGTCACGATTGATGTGGCTCGAGTAGCCCTAAAAGACCTACTTTCAATTCAAAACCGACAGATTTCAGTTGATAACATCCAGAAAGCGGTGGCCGATTTTTACAGTATTAAGGTTGCGGACATGTACTCCAAAAAGCGTCCAGCAAATATTGCTCGTCCACGTCAAATTGCGATGTTTATGGCCAAAGAGTTGACCCAAAAGAGTCTTCCAGAGATTGGTGAGCTATTTGGTGGACGTGATCACACCACTGTTTTACATGCAGTTCGGAAGATTAGTGAAGAGCGCTCCCGTGATGGTCAACTTAACCATGAAATTCATGTTATTGAGCAAACACTGAAATCTTAAGTCTTTTGCCTGTGGATAAGGCTGTTGATAGCTTAATGAACAACTTTGGGGATAGTGTGTGGATAAGTTGTGGAAATCTTGTGCTTCATGCAAAAATAGGGTGTTGATAAAAAGTTATCCAATATTTATGCAGCGCTTATACAAAAGTTTTCCACAGAGTTTTTCAGTTTTAGTGGGTTGTTTTATATAGAGTTTTTGACTTATCCACCGAAATAACGAGCCTTATTACTACTACTAATAAGATATATACAAGGATTTAAAAGCAATGCAACTCGTAAATACTTCACGTGACAGTTTGTTAAAACCACTTCAAGTTGTTAGTGGCATTGTTGAACGTCGTCATACCTTGCCCATCCTGGCAAACTTATTACTTAAGAAGCAGGGCGACAAGGTATCTTTTATCTCCACTGATATTGAAATTCAAATAACAACTAATGCCAGTTTTGGGGTTGGTGAGGAGGATGTCACCACTACCGTGGCTGCAAGAAAGCTGTTAGACATTTTGCGCGCCCTCCCCGAAGGGCCGGTTTCACTCAATCTGAAAGACAGTAAATTGGTTGTTCAGAGCGGTAAAAGTCGCTTTTCTTTGCAAACCCTATCAGCTACAGAGTTCCCTGTAATGCAAAGTGTTGGTGAGGTTACGGCGAATTGGAAGATGACTCAAAAAAGTTTTCGTCAATTAGTTAGCCAAACTCATTTTGCAATGGCGCAGCAAGATATTCGTTATTACCTCAATGGTATGTTGTTGGTTATTGAGGGCAAACAAGTCATTGCTGTTGCAACAGATGGTCATCGTTTGGCATACTCCCAGGTTGAGTTAATGGAAGCTCCCATAGGTTCCGGACAAAGGCAGGAAATCATTATTCCTCGCAAGACCATTCTTGAATGTCAACACTTGCTAGAAGATTCTGATGAGATGTTGGAAATAAGTCTTACAGCTAATCAGGTTAAATTTACATTTGGTGATATTGAGTTGATCTCAAAATTAGTAGAGGGTAAGTTTCCTGATTTCCAAAGAGTAATACCTAAAGGGCATAAAAATTCACTGGTGGTTGGGCGTGATGTGTTGCAATCAGCACTTCAGCGCGCCGCCATTTTGACAACCGATAAATTTAAGGGTGTACGTTTTTCTTTGTCACCTAACCGAATTACTGTTCAATCGACCAACGCCGAACAAGAAGAAGCCCAAGAAGAAATTGAAACTGAATACAGTGGCGATACTGTTGAAATTGGTTTCAATGTGAGTTATTTGTTAGATGTCTTAGCAAACTTAAAGAATGAAAAAATTCAAATTAGTTTAGGTGATGCCAATAGTAGCGCGGTTGTTACTCTTCCTGGTTCCGAAGACTTCAAGTATGTTGTGATGCCAATGCGTATTTAATTTAGAAAAAAATGACTGAAGAAAAAAAAGTAGTTGAGCAGTATGGTGCATCATCGATCCAAATCTTAGAAGGTCTTGAGGCAGTTCGTAAACGCCCAGGCATGTACATTGGAGACACCTCTGATGGAACTGGTTTACATCATCTGGTTTTCGAAGTTTTAGACAATTCGATTGATGAAGCTCTGGCGGGTTACTGCTCTGAAATTACTGTCGTCATTCAAACCGACAACTCCATATCTATTGTTGATAACGGTCGGGGTGTTCCAACCGGCATTAAATACGACGATAAGCATGAGCCAAAAAGAAGTGCGGCTGAGATTGTGATGACTGAATTACATGCTGGCGGTAAGTTTGATCAAAATAGCTATAAGGTGTCTGGCGGATTGCACGGTGTTGGTGTTAGTTGTGTAAACGCACTTTCTAAATGGTTGAAGCTTACTATTCGCCGTGATGGTAAAGCCCATTACATGGAATTTGCCCGTGGCGTTATTCAAAACCGTAACATCACAACAGAGGATGGTGTTGCTGTTTCCCCAATCACCATTACTGGCGATACGGCATTGTCCGGCACTGAAGTTCACTTTTTAGCTGACGAGACAATTTTTGGAAATGTCGAGTTTCATTACGAGATTCTCGTAAAACGTATTCGTGAATTATCTTTCCTGAATAACGGTGTGCACATCAAACTAATTGATCAGCGCTCCGGCCAGGAAGAGGATTTTGCATTTTCAGGTGGGGTTCGGGGTTTTGTTGAATACATCAATCAAACAAAAAATGTTCTACATCCCAATATTTTTTATGCAGAAGGTGTTCGCCCATCAGACTTGGGTGGCAACATCACAGCTGAAGTATCGATGCAGTGGAATGACAGCTTCAGCGAACAAGTTCTTTGTTTTACCAACAACATTCCTCAGCGGGATGGCGGTAGCCACCTAACAGGGTTACGCGCAGCAATGACACGTGTGATCAATAAATATATTGATGAGCATGAAGTTGCTAAAAAAGCCAAAGTAGAAATCTCTGGTGATGATATGCGCGAAGGCCTTGCCTGCGTGTTGTCCGTCAAAGTACCGGAGCCGAAATTTTCTAGCCAAACGAAAGATAAATTAGTGTCCAGCGAAGTTCGTGGACCGGTAGAGGAAATTGTTGCAGAGGCACTTAGCGCTTACTTACAAGAGCGACCAGCTGACGCTAAAATCTTGTGCGGGAAAATCGTAGATGCCGCGCGCGCGCGTGAAGCTGCGCGTAAAGCGCGTGACATGACTCGCCGTAAAGGAGTTTTAGATGGCTTGGGTCTTCCTGGAAAATTAGCTGATTGCCAAGAAAAGGATCCA is drawn from Polynucleobacter arcticus and contains these coding sequences:
- the dnaN gene encoding DNA polymerase III subunit beta, with the translated sequence MQLVNTSRDSLLKPLQVVSGIVERRHTLPILANLLLKKQGDKVSFISTDIEIQITTNASFGVGEEDVTTTVAARKLLDILRALPEGPVSLNLKDSKLVVQSGKSRFSLQTLSATEFPVMQSVGEVTANWKMTQKSFRQLVSQTHFAMAQQDIRYYLNGMLLVIEGKQVIAVATDGHRLAYSQVELMEAPIGSGQRQEIIIPRKTILECQHLLEDSDEMLEISLTANQVKFTFGDIELISKLVEGKFPDFQRVIPKGHKNSLVVGRDVLQSALQRAAILTTDKFKGVRFSLSPNRITVQSTNAEQEEAQEEIETEYSGDTVEIGFNVSYLLDVLANLKNEKIQISLGDANSSAVVTLPGSEDFKYVVMPMRI
- the gyrB gene encoding DNA topoisomerase (ATP-hydrolyzing) subunit B, producing MTEEKKVVEQYGASSIQILEGLEAVRKRPGMYIGDTSDGTGLHHLVFEVLDNSIDEALAGYCSEITVVIQTDNSISIVDNGRGVPTGIKYDDKHEPKRSAAEIVMTELHAGGKFDQNSYKVSGGLHGVGVSCVNALSKWLKLTIRRDGKAHYMEFARGVIQNRNITTEDGVAVSPITITGDTALSGTEVHFLADETIFGNVEFHYEILVKRIRELSFLNNGVHIKLIDQRSGQEEDFAFSGGVRGFVEYINQTKNVLHPNIFYAEGVRPSDLGGNITAEVSMQWNDSFSEQVLCFTNNIPQRDGGSHLTGLRAAMTRVINKYIDEHEVAKKAKVEISGDDMREGLACVLSVKVPEPKFSSQTKDKLVSSEVRGPVEEIVAEALSAYLQERPADAKILCGKIVDAARAREAARKARDMTRRKGVLDGLGLPGKLADCQEKDPTKSELFIVEGDSAGGSAKQGRDRRFQAILPLKGKILNVEKARFDKMLASQEVVTLITVLGTGIGAEEYKADKLRYHRIIIMTDADVDGSHIRTLLLTFFYRQMPELIERGHIYIAQPPLYKVKFGKNEQYIKDDAELNQLLLKIALESASLQTPSGEIIEGAALGELATHYQVIQSIVDRLSRNIDEDALRAIASGTQLNLDTEASAQESAVRLRIALDDALNPLALPPEIIVQKEERTDRFKLLLSRRIHGNLKLSAINSDFVHGDDYQSLSNAAAVLSGKVLPGSKVRRGDPDKNQKEQSVQNFRAAFAWLLSEAERVLSRQRYKGLGEMNPSQLWETTMDAGSRTLLQVKIEDAITADQVFTTLMGDEVEPRRAFIEKNALIARNLDV
- the dnaA gene encoding chromosomal replication initiator protein DnaA, with protein sequence MLARELSPQQFKTWIQPLNLVSYEESEQSLIIGAPNRFKLDWIKKTFADRFQEMADQYFGSPVTLNFVLSVEGATTPTAQTVAPQEKVESQEALVSLDTTSTEEQAFEIEDHSKLNPNLTFETFVTGKANQLARAASIQVAHNPGTSYNPMFLYGGVGLGKTHLIHAIGNHLLKEKPNARIRYIHAEQYVSDVVRAYQQKAFDRFKRYYHSLDLLLIDDIQFFSGKSRTQEEFFYAFEALLSNKAQVIITSDTYPKEMAGIDDRLISRFDSGLTVAIEPPELEMRVAILMKKALSEGIPMSEDVAFFVAKHLRSNVRELEGALRKILAFVRFHGKEVTIDVARVALKDLLSIQNRQISVDNIQKAVADFYSIKVADMYSKKRPANIARPRQIAMFMAKELTQKSLPEIGELFGGRDHTTVLHAVRKISEERSRDGQLNHEIHVIEQTLKS